The proteins below come from a single Epinephelus moara isolate mb chromosome 19, YSFRI_EMoa_1.0, whole genome shotgun sequence genomic window:
- the zdhhc16a gene encoding palmitoyltransferase ZDHHC16A isoform X1: MRCCPSSALHLLRFVRLRSCTRRGRITLPFWIRELWAYMKLLVNSLYFNSLTDSDVVFDSVFEPVFWTVDYITRWFGSVFVTLVVILTSSVLLVAYLVLLPMALSTYSPGWIAWHLCYGHWNLVMIVFHYYKATMTSPGYPPTEKNDSPFVSFCKKCIMPKPARTHHCGICNRCILKMDHHCPWLNNCVGHFNHRYFFSFCLFMAMGCVYCSISGRNLFLDAYNAIERFKHMDAEKPGVPVTGMGLLIGLLPPGQTTYQTAAPPYTFKDKMIHKSIIYMWVLTSTVGLALGALTFWHAMLISRGETSIEKHINSKETKRLARRGRVYRNPFNYGRLNNWKVFFGVEKRSHWVTRVLLPSGHAPLGDGLTWVAFPFKKDLVPV; the protein is encoded by the exons ATGCGGTGTTGTCCCAGCTCAGCGCTCCACCTGCTGCGGTTTGTGCGGTTGCGGTCATGCACCAGGAGAGGAAGGATCACACTGCCCTTTTGGATAAGAGAATTATGggcttacatgaaactgctggtGAACTCACTTTACTTTAACTCCCTCACAGACTCAGATGTGGTTTTCGACTCAGTCTTTGAACCAGTGTTTTGGACTGTGGATTATATCACACGCTGGTTTGGCTCG GTGTTTGTCACTTTGGTGGTGATACTGACGAGCTCCGTCTTGTTGGTAGCCTATCTGGTCCTACTGCCTATGGCCCTCAGCACGTACTCCCCTGGATGGATTGCGTGGCACCTTTGTTACGGCCACTGGAACCTCGTTATGATTGTTTTCCATTACTACAAGGCCACCATGACTTCCCCAGGGTACCCCCCTACA gaaaaaaatgacagtccTTTTGTGTCATTCTGCAAAAAGTGCATCATGCCCAAACCAGCAAGAACACACCACTGTGGCATCTGTAACAG gtGCATTCTGAAAATGGACCATCATTGTC CTTGGCTAAATAACTGTGTGGGCCATTTCAACCACCGGTACTTCTTCTCCTTCTGCCTCTTCATGGCCATGGGCTGTGTCTACTGTAGCATCAGTGGCAGAAACCTGTTCCTAGATGCGTACAATGCTATCGAG CGCTTTAAGCATATGGATGCGGAAAAGCCAGGGGTGCCAGTAACAGGGATGGGACTTCTCATAGGGCTTCTCCCCCCTGGGCAG ACCACCTATCAGACAGCTGCACCTCCGTACACCTTCAAGGATAAGATGATTCATAAGAGCATCATCTACATGTGGGTGCTTACCAG CACTGTGGGATTGGCCCTGGGAGCCCTGACCTTTTGGCATGCAATGCTCATATCCAGAGGGGAGACCAGCATCGAAAAACACATCAACAGCAAAGAGACAAAGCGACTGGCAAGACGAGGACGG GTTTACAGAAACCCGTTCAACTATGGCAGGCTGAACAACTGGAAAGTCTTCTTTGGTGTGGAAAAGAGAAG CCACTGGGTGACGCGTGTTCTCCTCCCCTCTGGACACGCCCCGCTTGGAGATGGCTTGACATGGGTTGCATTCCCTTTTAAGAAGGACCTAGTACCCGTATGA
- the zdhhc16a gene encoding palmitoyltransferase ZDHHC16A isoform X2, which yields MRCCPSSALHLLRFVRLRSCTRRGRITLPFWIRELWAYMKLLVNSLYFNSLTDSDVVFDSVFEPVFWTVDYITRWFGSVFVTLVVILTSSVLLVAYLVLLPMALSTYSPGWIAWHLCYGHWNLVMIVFHYYKATMTSPGYPPTEKNDSPFVSFCKKCIMPKPARTHHCGICNRCILKMDHHCPWLNNCVGHFNHRYFFSFCLFMAMGCVYCSISGRNLFLDAYNAIETTYQTAAPPYTFKDKMIHKSIIYMWVLTSTVGLALGALTFWHAMLISRGETSIEKHINSKETKRLARRGRVYRNPFNYGRLNNWKVFFGVEKRSHWVTRVLLPSGHAPLGDGLTWVAFPFKKDLVPV from the exons ATGCGGTGTTGTCCCAGCTCAGCGCTCCACCTGCTGCGGTTTGTGCGGTTGCGGTCATGCACCAGGAGAGGAAGGATCACACTGCCCTTTTGGATAAGAGAATTATGggcttacatgaaactgctggtGAACTCACTTTACTTTAACTCCCTCACAGACTCAGATGTGGTTTTCGACTCAGTCTTTGAACCAGTGTTTTGGACTGTGGATTATATCACACGCTGGTTTGGCTCG GTGTTTGTCACTTTGGTGGTGATACTGACGAGCTCCGTCTTGTTGGTAGCCTATCTGGTCCTACTGCCTATGGCCCTCAGCACGTACTCCCCTGGATGGATTGCGTGGCACCTTTGTTACGGCCACTGGAACCTCGTTATGATTGTTTTCCATTACTACAAGGCCACCATGACTTCCCCAGGGTACCCCCCTACA gaaaaaaatgacagtccTTTTGTGTCATTCTGCAAAAAGTGCATCATGCCCAAACCAGCAAGAACACACCACTGTGGCATCTGTAACAG gtGCATTCTGAAAATGGACCATCATTGTC CTTGGCTAAATAACTGTGTGGGCCATTTCAACCACCGGTACTTCTTCTCCTTCTGCCTCTTCATGGCCATGGGCTGTGTCTACTGTAGCATCAGTGGCAGAAACCTGTTCCTAGATGCGTACAATGCTATCGAG ACCACCTATCAGACAGCTGCACCTCCGTACACCTTCAAGGATAAGATGATTCATAAGAGCATCATCTACATGTGGGTGCTTACCAG CACTGTGGGATTGGCCCTGGGAGCCCTGACCTTTTGGCATGCAATGCTCATATCCAGAGGGGAGACCAGCATCGAAAAACACATCAACAGCAAAGAGACAAAGCGACTGGCAAGACGAGGACGG GTTTACAGAAACCCGTTCAACTATGGCAGGCTGAACAACTGGAAAGTCTTCTTTGGTGTGGAAAAGAGAAG CCACTGGGTGACGCGTGTTCTCCTCCCCTCTGGACACGCCCCGCTTGGAGATGGCTTGACATGGGTTGCATTCCCTTTTAAGAAGGACCTAGTACCCGTATGA